The DNA segment GACCTTTAGCTTGTAAAATAAGATCTAATGCTTGATCCCAAGGCACATCATCCAACCTTAAGGTGATATCGCCTTCAACCGTGTCACTGGTCACTAGGTTAAAGTTATTGTAATCGGCAATAATCTGCAGCACGGTTCTAACCGAAATATTCTGGAAGTTTAACGATAGCGAACGTCCATCATATTTCTTCTCTTCCTTAACGATATTCATGCGTTCGCTTTTCTTCATCGTTAACTTGAACAAACTGCCATCTTGCTGATAGTTGTATTCATAGTCACCGTCAATATCGATAAGAAAACGGGCAGTAAGATCTTCTTTAAAAGTTTCAAAGCTCTTAACTGGGGTCGCGAAGTCATACACATCCATGACATATAAGAAGTCACGATTAATATCTGTATTGTAAAGTTTAAGCTCTAATTTGGCTCCAACTTGCTCAACGTTAGCAGCCACAGAGCTATTATTTAGCTTAACCAATAATTCACCACCACCATCTGCGGTGCGACGAAAATCAATATTTTCAATGTTATTAACGAAAGGGCTTTCACTACTTGCACCTTCGCTAGCGACTTCATCGTTAATGGTTAAACGATAGGTATTACCGACGACCTTACCTTGATACGGCTTTACCTTGTCTAGACCAATAAACACTTGCAAGTCATTGCCATTGGGTACAGTACTTACCGTTTCAACACCTACGGTTTTAATCGGTAAGGTTTGCTTTTCTAGCGCAGAAATACTGTTATCAAATCCCAAAATGATCTGCGCTGGCGAGGCCTTTAGATCAATATCAGGTTCTTGAATATCATTCTCAAAAACCAACTGTAACTCAAGTTGGTGATCAACAACGGCGTGATATTTCACATCAATGAGTCGGTTAGCTGCATACGAATGCTGAGTCATACCAACGATTAATACGAAACCAATAATAGCCTTAACTAAAGGCATCACCTTAAAACTGGCTTTTGACGTGGTTGAAGATCTCATTGTTCCCTCAGTCATCTCTTATTATTCTCCAGTCAATTCCATACTACTGTTGCGTTCCGTCCAGCAGCCAGATCCATCTGGGATTAATTCTATTATTTCGACACTTTGTGGTGTTACGTTAGCTATTTGCCCATGATAGAGACCTAGATATTGGCCCGCACCTAAACGGTAAACACTGCCATCGGTTGTCTCAAGCAAAGCCCAAATCTCATCATTCTCACTCAAAGTACCTCGCATTCTTAGGTTGTCTAATGCGTAGGTTTCTAGTCGCCCTTTACGGCGCTTAAGATCCGGTTGCAAGCAGTCCTTCGTCGTGTCGATGACCTCTTCCGTCAACTCCCTTGAAGGTGGCACATATGGACTTCTCATTAAGTCTGCTTGATAAGCAAAATGCTCAAATTTTGGCGTTTCTTTTAACGGGGGAATATGAGCAACATGCTGAGTTTTAGTCGTTGTAACAAACAACTCAAGATCGCTTTTATCCCCGATACACCCCGTCAGCAAAACACTCATCATTATAAGCGGTAGCAATTTCATCATTTTGCTGCCCCCTTCTTATCTTTATCCGGTAACTCTGCGCCCTCTTTAAAGCGGTAAGTTTTTGCTAAAATATCCATACCTAGTGCGCCAGAGTCATTTCGTCTAATAACAAAGTCATGCAAACTGACGATACGCGGGAGTTTAGCCACCCCCCCAACTAAATGACCTAGCTCATGGTAGTCACCACTGACAACAATCTTTATAGGGAATTCGATATAAAAATCGCGGGCGATTTCTGATTCCCAATCTAGGCTCTTAATATTTAACCCTGAATCTGTCGCCACGAAAGTAATGTCGTCTAGCAAGCCTGGCATTTCATTTCTTGAAGGTAGCATCTTTAAAAGTTCAGCAAACTGCACTTCCATTATTGCCAGTTGTTCACGATATAACTTTAAATTCGCAGCCAATTGATACTT comes from the Shewanella halifaxensis HAW-EB4 genome and includes:
- a CDS encoding pilus assembly protein PilP, whose translation is MKLLPLIMMSVLLTGCIGDKSDLELFVTTTKTQHVAHIPPLKETPKFEHFAYQADLMRSPYVPPSRELTEEVIDTTKDCLQPDLKRRKGRLETYALDNLRMRGTLSENDEIWALLETTDGSVYRLGAGQYLGLYHGQIANVTPQSVEIIELIPDGSGCWTERNSSMELTGE
- a CDS encoding type 4a pilus biogenesis protein PilO: MNLDLSQFNDIDFENIGAWPQLVKVVFAATLAVCVFVGGYFLFVSDALDSLNVEEAKEQQLKTDFKSKYQLAANLKLYREQLAIMEVQFAELLKMLPSRNEMPGLLDDITFVATDSGLNIKSLDWESEIARDFYIEFPIKIVVSGDYHELGHLVGGVAKLPRIVSLHDFVIRRNDSGALGMDILAKTYRFKEGAELPDKDKKGAAK